The window GGGACTAAGGGGGATTTCCCCTCTTATGCTATCAACGACAGTCTCGATATCTGTCAGCACATCGGTGTTAGTAAACCTCAGCACTCTCAGACCAAGACTACTCAAGTAATCATCCCTTATCCTGTCATACTCAATCGTCTCACCAACGAGGTGGTGGCTACCGTCGATTTCGATAACCAGCTTTGCCATAGGACAAAAGAAGTCGACTATGTAATCACCAATGGGTTTCTGCCTGTAGAACTGGTATCCCTTTAGTTGTTTCATCCTTATCTTTGACCAGAGTCGCCTTTCAGCATCGGTCATATTCTCTCTTAGTTGCCTTGAATACTGTTTCAGGTTCCCGTTGTAGGGTAACATAAAATCCCCCCTCAATCCCCTTTACAAAGGGGTAAACTGTGTTTGTACCCTTTTCCTGCACCCTCTATTTGGTTTGTCGACCCTCCTTTATATTCCGCCCCCCAGCGGGAGTAAACAATAACCTCGCCCTCAAGCGGGGTGTTTAAGAGGGGTGCAGCCCCTCTTTCTATTTTTCCTCCCCTTCCCCTCCCAGGGGAAGGGGATACAGGGGATGGGGTCACTGCCAGATGGGGACGAAGCCCATTTAAAAACCCCATTTTCATTTATCACCCTTCACCATCTTCATAAAATCCTCAAAGAGGTAGGTGTTGTCCAGGGGGCCGGGGGAGGCCTCACTATGGTACTGGATGCAGAAGATGGGCAGTTCCTTATGCCTCAGGCCCTCCACCGTGCCGTCGTTTAAGTTAACATGGGTGACCTCAAGGCCGTCTTTCAAAGTGTCCGGGTCAACGGCGTAGCCGTGGTTCTGGGCGGTGATATGTATCCTCCCCGTTTTCAAATCTCTGACGGGGTGGTTGCCGCCGCGGTGGCCGAACTTCAGCTTAAAATTCTTCCCGCCGAAGGCGCGGGCAATGAGCTGGTTCCCCAGGCAGATGCCCATCATCGGCTTTTTACCTGTTAATCCCTTCACTGTCTCAACGATGTAATCCAAAAGCTCGGGGTCGCCGGGGCCGGGGGATAACAAAATTCCGTCGGGTTTCAAGTTCAAAATATCATCGGCTGAGGTGGTGCAGGGCACGGCGGTAACGCGACAGCCCTGCTGGCGCAGCAGCCTCAAGATGTTGTACTTCAGCCCGCAATCGAGGACGACGATGTGGGGCATATTATTATCATCAGGCGTTGACTCCCAGGGGTAGGGGTGGGAAGTCGAGACCTGCTGTACAAAGTCGATGCTGCCGTAGTCGGGCAGCTTCTTCAGTTCGGCCAGAGCTTCCTCCGGCGACTTCTCGCTGGTGAGGTAGCCCATCATCACCCCGTAAGAGCGCAGCTTGCGGGTGAGCGACCGCGTATCAACGCCGTGGAGGCCGGGGATATTGCTTTCCAGCAAATAATCATGAATGGTCTGGCGGTTGCGGTAGTGGTTGGGCTGCGTGCACTCCTCCCTGACCACGAAACCCCTGACCTGGATTTTATCGGATTCAACGTCCTGTTCATTGGTGCCGTAGTTGCCGATGAGCGGATACGTTGGCACCACTATCTGCCCGGCGTAGGAGGGGTCGGTCAGCATCTCCTGGTAGCCTATCATGCCGGTGTTGAAGACCACCTCGCCGTAGGCATCGACCTCGGCGCCGAAACATAACCCCTCATATACCGAGCCGTCGGCCAGAACCAGCAAGGTTTTCCTGTTCATTTAGCCTGTCGCCTCAATTATTGCGGTGACCGCGTCGTCTTTATATACAAGCTTTCCGCCGAAGATGGTGGCCATAGTCTTACCTTTGAGGACACGGCCGGCCAGCGGCGTGTTCTTTCCCTTTGAGGCAAACACCGTCGGGTCAACCGTCCACTCTTTATACGGGTCAAAGATGGTGACGTCCGCCGGCGCGCCGATTTTCAGCGTCCCGAGCAGGTCGTCTTTCAACAATCTGGCCGGCTCACAGGTAAGCCTGGCGATGAGGTCTGACAGTGTTATCTGCCCGCTGTGGATCGGCTGTAGCAGGCTGCCCAGCGCCGTTTCAAAATTGCTGATGCCGCAGGCCGCCTCTGTGAAATCGCACTCCTTGTCGGAACGGGCGTGCGGGGCGTGGTCGGTGGCAATGATATCGATAACGTTATCTTTCAGCCCTCTTATCAGCGACTGGTTGTCCCGTCTTGTGCGCAGCGGCGGGCTTACCTTGGCGTTGGTATTGTAGCCGTTGCACTCCTCCTCGGTGAGGGTGAGGTGGTGGGGCGTTACCTCAACGGTTACCTTTATCCCCTGCCTTTTAGCGTCTCGAATGAGTGCCAGCGCGCCCGCGGTGCTGACGTGGGCGATGTGCACGTGTCCCCCGGTCATTCTCGCGAGCATGATATCCCGCGACACCATGATTTCCTCGGAAGCCGGCGGGATACCGCGCAGGCCGAGTCGCTCGGCAAGCGCCCCCTCATTCATCTGCCCGCCCTCAATTAAAGATGGCTCCTCGCAGTGGTCGATGACCGGCAGTCCGAGCTCACGACTTTTCTCCAGCGCCTGGCGCATTATCTCTGGATTTTTCACCGGGCTGCCGTCGTCGCTGAAGCCGATTACTCCTGCCCGGGCCAGTTCCGCCATGTCCGCGAGTTCCTCGCCGTTCCTGCCCCTGGTGACGCAGCCGATGGATAGTACCCGGATTACGCCCGATTTCTCCGCTTCCGTCTTTACATACTCAACTGTTTCCGGGCTGTCCAGCGGCGGATTTGTATTCGGCATGCAGCAGACAGTGGTGAAACCTCCCCTCGCCGCCGCCCGGGTACCGGTGGCGATTGTCTCCTTATCCTCAAAGCCGGGCTGTCTGAGGTGACAGTGCAGGTCAACGAATCCCGGGCAGACCACCATCCCTTCCGCATACAGGATGTCATAATCGGGCTGGGGAGGAGTTACTCCCTGCCAGGCGATTTTTCCCTCGCTGAGCAGCAGGCTGCCCCGCTCGTCTATGCCCTGACGGGGGTCGATAATACGTCCATCTTTAATCAGCAGTGGTTTCATTTTTAGTGCTCTTTCTGTTTCGTCTTACTTTCACGTATCGGCTCGGCTTGAAACCGAGGGTCTCAGCGTCTCCGGTCGAACGGAAGGCAATCAGGTTCTCGGGTCTTATCTTCCTTGCCCAGTGGCTGGCCGCACCGTGGTACTTCTTGGTCGCCGTTTTGCCCTCGTGCCAGTCGGAACTGGCGACGTATTCCGGTTCGAAACCGTGTTCACAGTAGATGCAGCGCAGGGTGAGCGGTTTGCGATTGACGATTTTGTATTCGGGCCGGAGGTATTTTAATTCCGTCTCCTGCACCGAGACACAGCGCGGGTTCGAGCAACTGGGGCCGAAATCGCGCCGGTAAACGGGATATTCCATGGGCGGTGCTTCTTCCTGCGGAATGGTTACATCTTTGGCACCCAGCAGCAGGGAGATAAGCGCCATCCTCACCGGTACCCCACCCGCCGCCTGCTTGAAGTACATGCTCCTCGGGTCGGCATCAAGCTCCATTGCCAGTTCATCAACGCGGGGCAACGGGTGCATCACCAGCGTTTTGCGGAACTCTTTGCTCCTGAGCAGTTTCTTATCAACAACGGGATATTTGTCTCTCAGTTCTTTGCCTTTTTCGGTGGCGGTAAACCGTTCCTTCTGAGGCCGCGTGACGTACAGGGCATCTATCCCCCGCTTCAACTCCACCTGAATATTCACGTCGGGCATCATGGCCAGCTGGTGCGGGCTGCTTGGCGTCAGATAGATGGCATCAAGAGGGAACAACTTTTCTTTCGTTGCCTGGTCCAGACCGTACTTCTCCAGTTCGCCGCCATATTCGGTGGTGAGCTTTTCGAGTACATGCTCGGGTACTTTCAGGCCGGGAGTGGGGTAGAAGAGGATATTCGCCCCGAACTTGGCGAGGGCGAAAATGAGGGAATGTATCGTCCGGCCGTACTTGAGGTCGCCCCACAGCCCGATTTTCAACCCCTTTAAGGTCTTCTTTTCCTTCTTTATGGTGTACAGGTCGAGCAGTGTCTGGGTGGGGTGTTGATGGCCGCCGTCACCGGCATTGATAACCGGCACACCGGCGTAATCGGCCACCACCTTCGCCGCCCCTTCCCAGGGGTGGCGGATGACAATCATGTCAACGTAGCTGCCGACCACTTTGGCCATATCGGCGATGCTCTCGCCTTTGGCCAGAGAAGTGGCTCCCACGTCGGCGGCGGTGATGACGTCCCCCCCGAGGCGGTGCATCGCCGTCTCGAAGGAGAGCCGCGTCCGGGTACTCGGCTCAAAGAAGAGGCTGGCCATAATCTTGCCCCGGCACAGCCCGTGCTGCTCGCCCATAGCCCCGGACATCTCCTCCGCTAGGCTGAAGAGCGCTTCGATTTCCTCCAAGGAAAAGTCATCGATAGTAACCAGGCTTCTATTTAACAGCGTCATGGCCGCTCCTTTTCCCGGTATTCACCGGGTGCAAAGAATTTTCACTTGCGTCTGACTCGTGGCTGACAATGGCCACTTCGTCCACTCCATCGGTCTCTATCAGGTGGACCTGTATTTCCTCGTGTCGGGCGCTCGGTATATTCTTGCCGATATAGTCGGGGCGGATGGGCATCTCGCGGTGACCGCGGTCAATGAGCACCGCCAGTTGAATTTGCCGGGGTCGGCCGAAGTCGATGAGCGCGTCCATTGCCGCCCGTGTGCTGCGCCCGGTATATAGCACGTCATCAACGAGCACGATTGATTTGCCATCGACATTCGTCGGAATGTCGGTATGCTGGACGACGGGCTGCTTGTCGAGCGGGGAAATGTCATCGCGGTAGAGACTGAAGTCGAGAGCACCTACCGGAACATCCATATTTTCGAACTTCTCGATATTGGCCGCCAGTCTTTTGGCCAGTGGCACGCCCCGCGTCCGCATCCCCACCAGTATCAGATGGTCTAGGGACCTGTTCTGCTCGATGATTTCATGGGCGATGCGCGCCAGGGTGCGCCGGATGTCGTCCCGGGTCATGATGGTTTTCTTGACCATAAAAATAACCCCTTGCCGGGGCTGGCAAGAGGCCAAGTTTAAGATGCTTCTCTGTCTTTTCCTTGCCAGCCTCACCGGACCAGCTTAAAGGTTTTTGTCCTGAATAAATATAACACAACGCGATAAGTAATTCAATATAATTTGTGGCTTTTTCAGGTAAAAAATTTGCTGATTCCCCCACTTTTACTTTGAAGCTAATTTATGTTATACTTAAGTGTGCTTAAGTGCATGGTATTTCTACGTATAAAAGCAGGCTCTGAACGTGAATAAGAGCTTGCTTTTTTCTTTTCCGCGCTTCGAGGAGACTTGATAAGAATGGCCAGAAAGAAATCAGCATCGGTTGAGACACAGAATAACCAGAATAACGAATACACCGCCGAGGACATTCAGGTTCTGGGGGGAAGGGAGGCGGTGCGCCGCCGACCCGGC of the Chloroflexota bacterium genome contains:
- the pyrB gene encoding aspartate carbamoyltransferase, translating into MTLLNRSLVTIDDFSLEEIEALFSLAEEMSGAMGEQHGLCRGKIMASLFFEPSTRTRLSFETAMHRLGGDVITAADVGATSLAKGESIADMAKVVGSYVDMIVIRHPWEGAAKVVADYAGVPVINAGDGGHQHPTQTLLDLYTIKKEKKTLKGLKIGLWGDLKYGRTIHSLIFALAKFGANILFYPTPGLKVPEHVLEKLTTEYGGELEKYGLDQATKEKLFPLDAIYLTPSSPHQLAMMPDVNIQVELKRGIDALYVTRPQKERFTATEKGKELRDKYPVVDKKLLRSKEFRKTLVMHPLPRVDELAMELDADPRSMYFKQAAGGVPVRMALISLLLGAKDVTIPQEEAPPMEYPVYRRDFGPSCSNPRCVSVQETELKYLRPEYKIVNRKPLTLRCIYCEHGFEPEYVASSDWHEGKTATKKYHGAASHWARKIRPENLIAFRSTGDAETLGFKPSRYVKVRRNRKSTKNETTAD
- a CDS encoding endonuclease domain-containing protein; the encoded protein is MLPYNGNLKQYSRQLRENMTDAERRLWSKIRMKQLKGYQFYRQKPIGDYIVDFFCPMAKLVIEIDGSHHLVGETIEYDRIRDDYLSSLGLRVLRFTNTDVLTDIETVVDSIRGEIPLSPPFSKGETAASPFAKGETATSPFGKGRARGISMGIKGVR
- the carA gene encoding glutamine-hydrolyzing carbamoyl-phosphate synthase small subunit, with amino-acid sequence MNRKTLLVLADGSVYEGLCFGAEVDAYGEVVFNTGMIGYQEMLTDPSYAGQIVVPTYPLIGNYGTNEQDVESDKIQVRGFVVREECTQPNHYRNRQTIHDYLLESNIPGLHGVDTRSLTRKLRSYGVMMGYLTSEKSPEEALAELKKLPDYGSIDFVQQVSTSHPYPWESTPDDNNMPHIVVLDCGLKYNILRLLRQQGCRVTAVPCTTSADDILNLKPDGILLSPGPGDPELLDYIVETVKGLTGKKPMMGICLGNQLIARAFGGKNFKLKFGHRGGNHPVRDLKTGRIHITAQNHGYAVDPDTLKDGLEVTHVNLNDGTVEGLRHKELPIFCIQYHSEASPGPLDNTYLFEDFMKMVKGDK
- a CDS encoding dihydroorotase; translation: MKPLLIKDGRIIDPRQGIDERGSLLLSEGKIAWQGVTPPQPDYDILYAEGMVVCPGFVDLHCHLRQPGFEDKETIATGTRAAARGGFTTVCCMPNTNPPLDSPETVEYVKTEAEKSGVIRVLSIGCVTRGRNGEELADMAELARAGVIGFSDDGSPVKNPEIMRQALEKSRELGLPVIDHCEEPSLIEGGQMNEGALAERLGLRGIPPASEEIMVSRDIMLARMTGGHVHIAHVSTAGALALIRDAKRQGIKVTVEVTPHHLTLTEEECNGYNTNAKVSPPLRTRRDNQSLIRGLKDNVIDIIATDHAPHARSDKECDFTEAACGISNFETALGSLLQPIHSGQITLSDLIARLTCEPARLLKDDLLGTLKIGAPADVTIFDPYKEWTVDPTVFASKGKNTPLAGRVLKGKTMATIFGGKLVYKDDAVTAIIEATG
- the pyrR gene encoding bifunctional pyr operon transcriptional regulator/uracil phosphoribosyltransferase PyrR, whose product is MVKKTIMTRDDIRRTLARIAHEIIEQNRSLDHLILVGMRTRGVPLAKRLAANIEKFENMDVPVGALDFSLYRDDISPLDKQPVVQHTDIPTNVDGKSIVLVDDVLYTGRSTRAAMDALIDFGRPRQIQLAVLIDRGHREMPIRPDYIGKNIPSARHEEIQVHLIETDGVDEVAIVSHESDASENSLHPVNTGKRSGHDAVK